The nucleotide sequence tgcatagatatatagatagatacccacatacacacctatgcatagatacatGGATgaatacccacatacacacctatgcatagatacatagatagatacccacatacacacctatgtatagatatatagatagatacccacatacacacctatgtatagatacatagatagataccacatacacacctatgtatagatacatagatagatacccacatacacctatgtatagatacatagatagattcccacatacacacctatgtatagatacatagatagattcccacatacacacctatttatagatacatagatagatgccacatacacacctatgcatagatatatagatagatgcCCACATACAaacctatgtatagatatatagatagatacccacatacaaaCCTATGTATGATATGATATATGGatggatacccacatacacacctatgtacggaTATATAGATgaatacccacatacacacctatgtatatatacctagatagatacccacatacacacctatgtatagatacatagatagatacccacatacaaacctatgtatagatatatggatagatacccacatacacacctatgtacagatatatagatagatacccacatacacacctatgtatatatatatagatagatacccacatacacacctatgtatagatacatagatgaATAcccatacacacctatgtacagatatatagatagatgcccacatacacacctatgtatagatacatagatagatacccacatacacacctatgtacagatagatagaaagatacccacatacacacctatgtacagataaatagatagatacccacatacacacctatgtacagataaatagatagatacccacatacacacttatgtacagataaatagatagatacccacatacacacctatgtatagatacatagatagatacccacatacacacctatgtacagatacatagatagatacccacatacacacctatgtacagatatatatagaaagatacccacatacacacctatgcatagatatatagatagatacccacatacacacctatgcacagatatatagatagattcccacatacacacctatgtatagatacctAGATAGATActcacatacacacctatgtacagatacgtagatagatacccacatacacacctatgtatagatacatagatagattgAAATCattctttttgtttaatattatttgtttcgtacttcataatattttgaaattcataaattaaaactaaacactCTAGTCCCTCTGGTGGACAGTTCCAAATTATAAAGGCAGAAGGAAGTCCTAGATGCGTTGCCACAAATAAACTGTTTCGTACATTGCTGTGGGCCGTTTTACCGTCTAATCTCATCTGTGTGTGGGTTTTcctataacaaagtcacatcacgctatcttctgagcccaccgaggggaatcgaacctctaattttagagttgtaaatccatagacttaccgctgattTAGCGGGGGCATCTGTGTCTAATAAAGATCAAcctgtacattattataataacgattctaatatatcataggtttctttatttacaagtatatactctcagttttataataacgattctaagatgtcatgggtttctttatttacaggtatatactctcagtttcataataacgattctaatatatcataggtttctttatttacaggtatatactctcagttttGTAATAAAGATTCTAATAtatcatgggtttctttatttacaggtatatatactctcagttttataataacgattctaagatgccatgggtttctttatttacaggtatatactctcagttttataataacgatccTAAGATgtcatgggtttctttatttacaggtatatactctcagttttataataacgattctaagatGTCATGGgcttctttatttacaggtatattctctcagttttataataacgattctaatatatcataggtttctttatttacaggtatatactctcagttttataataacgattctaatatatcataggtttctttatttacaggtatatactctcagttttataataacgattctaagatgtcatgggtttttttatttacaggtatatactctcagttttataataacgattctaagatgtcatgggtttctttatttacaggtatatactctcagttttataataacgattctaagatgtcatgggtttctttatttacaggtatatactctcagttttataataacgattctaagatGCCataggtttctttatttacaggtatatactctcagttttataataacgattttaagatgtcatgggtttctttatttacaggtatatactctcagttttataataaagattctaatatatcatgggtttctttatttacaggtatatactctcagttttataataaagattctaatatatcatgggtttctttatttacaggtatatatactctcagttttataataacgattctaatatatcataggtttttttatttacaggtatatactttcagttttataataaagattctaatatatcatgggtttctttatttacaggtatatatactctcagttttataataacgattctaagatgccatgggtttctttatttacaggtatgtACTcccagttttataataacgattctaatatatcatgggtttctttatttacaggtatatactctcagttttataataacgattctaagatATTataggtttctttatttacaggtatatactctcagttttataataacgattctaagatGCCAtaggtttttttatttacaggtatatactctcagttttataataacgattctaagatgtcatgggtttctttatttacaggtatatactctcagttttataataacgattctaagatATCataggtttctttatttacaggtatatactctcagttttataataacgattctaagatgtcatgggtttctttatttacaggtatatactctcagttttataataacgattctaatatATATAGGttttttatttacaggtatatactctcagttttataataacgattctaatatatcatgggtttctttatttacaggtatatactctcagttttataataacgattctaatatatcatgggtttctttatttacaggtatatactctcagttttataataacgattctaatatatcatgggtttctttatttacaggtatatactctcagttttataataacgattctaatatatcatgggtttctttatttacaggtatatactctcagttttataataaagattctaatatatcatgggtttctttatttacaggtatatactctcagttttataataacgattctaagatatcatgggtttctttatttacaggtatatactttcagttttataataaagattctaatatatcatgggtttctttatttacaggtatatactctcagttttataataacgattctaagatgccatgggtttctttatttacaggtatatactctcagttttataataacgattctaagatgtcatgggtttctttatttacaggtatatactctcagttttataataacgattctaagatATTataggtttctttatttacaggtatatactctcagttttataataacgattctaatatatcatgggtttctttatttacaggtatatactctcagttttataataaagattctaatatatcatgggtttctttatttacaggtatatactctcagttttataataaagattctaatatatcatgggtttctttatttacaggtatatatactctcagttttataataacgattctaatatatcataggtttctttatttacaggtatatactttcagttttataataacgattctaatatatcatgggtttctttatttacaggtatatactctcagttttataataacgattctaagatGCCataggtttctttatttacaggtatatactctcagttttataataacgattctaagatgtcatgggtttctttatttacaggtatatactctcagttttataataacgattctaagatATTataggtttctttatttacaggtatatactctcagttttataataacgattctaagatgtcatgggtttctttatttacaggtatatactctcagttttataataacgattctaagatgtcatgggtttctttatttacaggtatatactctcagttttataataacgattctaatatatcatgggtttctttatttacaggtatatactctcagttttataataacgatccTAAGAtatcatgggtttctttatttacaggtatatactctcagttttataataacgattctaatatgtcattggtttctttatttacaggtatgtactctcagttttataataacgattctaatatatcatgggtttctttatttacaggtatatactctcagttttataataacgattctaatatatcatgggtttctttatttacaggtatatactctcagttttataataacgattctaagatgtcatgggtttctttatttacaggtatatactctcagttttataataacgattctaagatatcatgggtttctttatttacaggtatatactctcagttttataataacgattctaagatGCCataggtttctttatttacaggtatatactctcagttttataataacgattctaagatatcatgggtttctttatttacaggtatatactctcagttttataataacgattctaagatATCAtgggtttttttatttacaggtatatactctcagttttataataacgattctaatatatcattggtttctttatttacaggtatatactctcagttttataataacgattctaatatatcatgggtttctttatttacaggtatatactctcagttttataataacgattctaagatatcatgggtttctttatttacaggtatatactctcagttttataataacgattctaagatgtcatgggtttctttatttacaggtatatactctcagttttataataacgattctaagatgtcatgggtttctttatttacaggtatatactctcagttttataataacgattctaagatgtcatgggtttctttatttacaggtatatactcccagttttataataacgattctaatatatcatgggtttctttatttacaggtatatactctcagttttataataacgatccTAAGATgtcatgggtttctttatttacaggtatatactcttagttttataataacgattctaatatatcatgggtttctttatttacaggtatatactctcagtttagtaataacgattctaatatatcatgggtttctttatttacaggtatatactctcagttttataataacgattctaagatgtcatgggtttctttatttacaggtaatTTTTCCATgatgaaaaaactgatattattatatcaataactCAAGCATTCTCAACaaatgtgtgtgtgcatgttttttttataacaaagccacttcgggctatctgctgtgcccaccgaggggaaccgaatccctgattttagcgttgttaatccgtagacttaccgaggTACTAGCAGGCAGCTGAACAAATGATTTATCATCGAGTTAATTTTCATCTCGTCtgccataaaataaatattaactctgTTTTTCTCGTATTAAAAACCCGTTTAACACCTGACATAAATTGCGTTTAATTTTCATACCTTAGACATTCACTTGGAAAGAGTAATCTGAtgaccgcgggttcgaatccccgtcacaccaaacatgctcgccctttctgccgtgggggcgttattatgtgatggtcaatcacactattccttggtaaaagagtagcccgagagttggtggtgggtggtgatgactagctgccttccctctagtcttacactgcaaatttagggatggctagcgcagatagccctcgtgtagttttgcgcgaaattctaaacaagcaaGCAATTGCTAAACCCTGTAGTATAGGATTAAGTCTTATTGAAATTCTCAAGTGTGAACAAGTGTAAGACTAAACATTGGATAAGTAAGCCTGAAAGTGAGAAATTTCTGTGAATGGACTAGGAAATTCCGTTTTTATAACGACTACGCAATGGTTATGTTACTTTAGTATTTAACTCAGTACTTCTCACCAACCGTGGGATTTCACACACAAAACtctaaagatattaatatataaactctTATGGGTTTTCATTATTCTTGCATTTTAGTGACTTGCGACCAGAAGTAAACCAGTCTCTGTATGAAAACGGTTAATAATtgctgataaaatataatattaaaataactacacaatgggctatctgtgctgtgcctgcTAGGAGTATCAAAACTCgtgccccccccccagtggctcagcggtgtgtctgcggacttacaacgataaaaaccgggttccgatacccgtggtgggcagagcacagatagcccattgtgtagctttgtgcttaattcaaaacaacaacaaaactcgttcttagcattataagccttttgGGAGTAATATTCTGAAGGagatatgtttaaataaagtctGCAACGTGGAATTTTATCGTTTGTTTTACCAATTATAAAAACACTAAAGAGATATCTTGACATAACCATATCTAATTTTGAACCGACAAACTTGatgaaaggcagcttgtcaacgGCACCCACTTCCAACCGACAAACCAGATGGAAGCTGTTAGTTAACGGCACCCACTTCTAACGGACAAATCAGATGGAAGCTGTTAGTCAACGGCACCCACTTCCAACCGACAAACCAGATGGAAGCTGTTAGTCAACGGCATCCACTTCCAACCGACAAACCAGATGGAAACAGCTAGTCAACGGTACCTACTTCCAGTTCTTTGACTTTCCTTGTTTGACATGAAACATTCACCGCTAAAAAGTGCGGAGCACATTTTTTGCGACAACGGTCCGCAACCTTGAATCCTCAGATTTATAAATACACACGTTATTTTTTTACCCATTCTACCCTGGCTCTGGTAAGATTTCGGTTCAATTTCGAAAAAAAGGAGATTTTAAATAATACTGAATCGTCTATACACTGGTATTTTTAGTCTCAGCTGTATATACCTGTAGAGAGAAAAAGAGGGTCTTGTCCTTTGGTATACAGCATTTACCAAAAATCTTCCTCACCCaactcaacaacaacaacaacagaatagCATTTCGTACAgttattcaaaaacacacaaacagttaTATATGTATGCAGGGTCGTAGATTCTGGGATGTATGGTGCATACAGTCattccccccctacagtttggtctgttgaattgttttattgaatcacaggcctacaaattgtgtgtttgtttttgtgattctcgtgttcttaccaatcgaattacataattaggcctagatgtaggctttttcagtagcccaAATGTACATccttaatataggcgtgcttctaagcttttcgatccaagcgatagttcgtaagtatcagtcagtaggcctaagtatacatacaagtatcgtagcaacaagattactctgtgactgcatgtttacagctctcaggttcacgtaatcacagattaccaatttgcaaattaaacagtccacataagtggttgcaaaaatcatccccaccccatcgggtgtaaaaaaaaatctacgcccGTTATGCATGCATATAAAATCAAAGTCTGTGACCATCATATTTGTGTCTGTACAAAAAGAAATTGGGTTTTTACGTTTATAGATTAGTAAGACtagcttaattaattaattagcttACACTAGAATACGGTTAGGAAACTTACTGAACTGACTTACCCAACATAACTTATGATAGTTTACAGTACGGTgagaataattgaaaacaaaaccagCAATAAATAACTGTAAcgcgccaaacatacttgccctttcagccgtgggggcgttataatcttacgatcaatcccacttttcgttggtaaaagtagcccaagttgggtgggtagtgatgactaacttccttccttctagtcttacactgctaaattagggacgactagcacagatagccctcgagtagctgtgtgcgaaattcaaaaaacaaacaaacaaacaaataactttaaagcTCTTACAAAATATCAAGCCAGACAGACGCCAGTCACTGCTTGATTCACGCACGAGGTGCAGAACAAGAGGTCCTCTTCTcttctgtttgtttaaaaatttccGATTGGTTTACATATCGATTTGTTGTTAGAAGTAATGTACCTACCCGTTACACCATTTATTTCTGTTGAAATTTGAGTTCTTGAGTGTTTGTCCAGAAGATTATAGCCTGGAGAAACTTCAAGGTCATCCTGTATGTGCGACGTTCCAGCAGGATATGTGAATACCGTTGGCTCCTCGTCAAACTGGATTGCAAGCTAAAGAACACAACGACACGAAGAAAGTGAAAACACAGTATCGTTTCCGACTGTAAACATACGTAAGTGAAGACATTAGTAAACACAGTAGACGTCATTATAACGTTCTTAAAATGAACATTAACCCTAAGGCGGGAAATACGTTCAGTCACAACCACCCGAAAATATCTGTTACAACCAGTCCCATTTTATGACATATTGTAATACTGACCACAGTTCTGTACGAAAATACGTTATGTTAttgtaatggtttggtttgttttgaatttcgcttaaagctactcgagggatatctaatttagtagtgtaagactagagagtaggcagctagtcatcaccacccaccgccaactcttgggatactcttttaccaacgaataatgggattggctatcacattataacgcccccacggctgaaagagcgagcatgtttggcgtgacggggattcgaactcgcgacccccggattacgagtcgagtgccttaaccacctggccatatcgggcccaCTATCAAGGATTTTGTCCCGCTTTGAAACGAATAAcaggactgactgtcactcttacaaaGCAGCCGCGGATTAAAGTGCAGAATGTATTTAATACCATAATAGTCTGATGTAATTAAAGCTAgggttgttgttttggaatttcgcacaaagctacacgagggctatctgtgctagccgtccctaatttagcagtgtaagactagagggaaggcagctagtcatcaccacccaccgccaactcttgggctactcttttaccaacgaatagtgggatggaccgtcacattataatgcccccacggctgggagggcgagcatgtgtggctcgactcgggcgcgaacccgtgaccctcagattacgaagcgcacgccttaacgcgctaggccatgccaggcccttaaaGCTAgggtataataaaattattaaaatatttgttaacaagaaaTGAAAAGTTTGCTTTTTCAGAAGGTTACttataatttagaaacaaatcGGGAAAATGTTGCTTATAATAAGTATATATGTACGTGTTTCCAATAGATAGAAATATGTGTGAAATGTAAGTACAGAtgtgatgtttaaaataaaaaacttgataAGTTCAAGGTATCAATAAGatcttttaagttaagaaatataaAGCTTCTGCTGTATATCTTTTTACACCTATTACACTGATTTCAAGTTACAATCGaaatgtttatttgcttgttttagagtaaagccacactggcctatctgctgtgtccaccgtggggaactgaaccccacatttgtaagtttgtagacttatCGATTTCCCACCAGGAAATTACAACTCGAAGACGCCAGGAATGTAAAACTTTCTGAATATTAAAGTGCAGGTTTTCTTCTCGGAGTATACCGACTGCTGGTCACACACTGAATATTAAAGTGCAGGTTTTCTTCTCGGAGTATACCGACTGCTGGTCACACACTGAATATTAAAGTGCAGGTTTTCTTCTCGGGTATACCGACTGCTGGTCACACACTGAATATTAAAGTGCAGGTTTTCTTCTCGGGTATACCGACTGCTGGTCACACACTGAATATTAAAGTGCAGGTTTTCTTCTCGGAGTATACCGACTGCTGGTCACACACTGAATATTAAAGTGCAGGTTTTCTTCTCGGAGTATACCGACTGCTGGTCACACACTGAATATTAAAGTGCAGGTTTTCTTCTCGGAGTATACCGACTGCTGGTCACACACTGACTATTAAAGTGCAGGTTTTCTTCTCGGAGTATACCGACTGCTGGTCACACACTGAATATTAAAGTGCAGGTTTTCTTCTCGGAGTATACCGACTGCTGGTCACACACTGAATattaaagtacaggttttcttcTCGGAGTATACCGACTGCTGGTCACACACTGAATATTAAAGTGCAGGTTTTCTTCTCGGAGTATACCGACTGCTGGTCACACATTTTCAAAGGTTACGGCCggaaatattacatttatgtGAAATATAGCTCAGGATTTGGTGATTACCTCCTAacgtcggcctggcatggccaatcgtgttaaggcgtgcaattcgcgccaaacatgctcgccctcccagccgtgggggcgttataaggtgacggtcaatcccgctattcgttggtaaaagagtagcccaagagttggcggtgggtggtgatgactagctgccttccctctagtcttacactgctaacttagggacggctagcacagatagccctcgagtagctttgtgcgaaattcagaaacaaacaaacaatcctaacgTCAAGTGTTATTGTAAAAGTTTCTCgtacaataatgtattttgtgAACTTATAAAATCACCAGTGATCCAGACTGTCTTTATAGTCCATCTAAACAAATTAGtgaaaacaaattatagaaagaaaaatgttaccTTCTTATTCCTAGTCGTAAGAAAAGCACTCTTTCCTACTTTCGTGTTCTCACCAATAAATGCAAGTCCTGAAACCAGCGAGAGGTTCAGACCAACTTCTGTTTCTCTGTGTGTATATTCTTCGTCTTCGTACTCTCGACTCTCGCCAAAATTACCATCAATCATTATACCATTGGAATTACCATTTGTTAGTTGTATCTTCTTTTGAAAAGCGTGGTTAGAAGATGTACCCCAAGGTTTGGGGTGCAGAGCTACGTTTGGCTGTACATCCTTCCCTCTAAAATCAAACACTATTGTGTTCTTATTAGAAGAAGGCTTCTGTGGCCACAAAGAAGCTTTATTCCCAAGAAGTGCACTTGATCGAAGAACTTCTCCAATGACTTTTTCTTCTTGTTGATTTCGTGAAACATCGGGTGGTTTGGTAGAGTGCAACGTAGAACAGTGCTCTTTCACATCTTCTGGAAACTTCTCAACTTCACCAGTTTTATGAGTAATGGGCTTACGTATATTTTCATATCTTAACATTGGTTCAGTAGCTGATGGTTCATTTTCACGTGGTTTCAAAGGTTCTTTGGGCTGATATTTGGGTGCAGGAGAGACCGTTGTTACTGTTGCAATgtctgtattttttgttgttgaactgCCTGCTGGGATTTTTAAATTTGATGATAGCTCTCGTTTAGGAACAGAAGGCGCTTTGGCTTTCTTTGTTCGTCTTGTGGATCTTTGATTAGGCTTAGGTTTCACCAACAGAGTTCTCTTTCCTCCAAATACCATGGTCGATCCCTGAGACCGAATTCTTTCCAAAGCTTCACTAGAAACGGACCTCACACCATCTTCGAGTTCTCGACTTGTTTTAAGGTGGCCTGACGAAATATCTTTACTATTTTCTTTAGTTTCATTGGTTTTGGTTTTTCCCTCGTGACAAGTGACTGAAGGACTCCTTTTAGAAGTATTTTGTGGTTTGAAACTTACAGTCACGTCATTTATATGTGGTTCCAACTTCACCACCCTACTTTTCTGACCATATCTATCATTAGTTCGTTTGGTGACCGATTTGTCAAGTAACTCTTTTTGTGGCTGTGTTGAGGGTGTAATAATCAATGTTACTGGGCATAAAGAGGTTATGTTTTCCACTTCACTTTTCACTATTGGTTGTCTTTTGAGTTTCACCTGTTGATAGGAATTAATACTATTAGTCGGTAATTCAAATATTCGTTTATACGTACGTACAGTGTCGCGTTTGCAAAAGTTGTCGTCACTTAAGTTAAAAGTATAATTAGTTCTGTTTTCTTCCTGAGTACTGGCATTCGGTGAGCACTGACCAGATCGTCGAGCCTGCGCAGACTGTTCTAGGATTACTACATTTTCGTTATTGAGCACTGAATTGGACATTTGACCGCGAAGAGAATAAAGATTTTTAACTGGTGGTGGTCTTCTATGATGCGTCTGTTTCggtttatggttatgttgtagaGGGTTTACTGTATCACCTTGCACACTGTCTCTACCTCTGGAAATTGTAAAATTATCATGTTTAACTGAattcttttcagttttattatctaCAAAATATGCCTTCTCTGATGTCGTTGTGCTAGTAGTCACTTTGATTGATTGTCTTAGATTTTCATTTGCTTCCACGTCAGCCATTAATTTCCTATTTCCCATGTATTCTTGTGAGTTATTGTTTTCTATTTCACTAACGAACTTGGATTTAAGTTTATTCACTATTCCAGGTCCCCATACCAGTTCCTTCTCGTCTTCCTCCATAAAATGCGAAGAAGAGATTGGACTAACATTGTTAGATACTGGAGATAATACATGGAATCGATCTTGTGAGGTGTCTCTTTcgcttaagtttttatttttacagacttCTGTGCGGCCTTTAATGGTATTTTCTCGCATACTAGAAGCTGAACTAATCCTCGCTGTGCTGGGCACCATTATCACGTCACTTTGATTCTCAATATGCATTTGCTTTACGTTTCTAACTGACGACTCTGAAGCAGCAGATGAACTAGTGTTTCCTGCACTGGTCGTTGTTTGACCACCAGGTCCACGAGAAG is from Tachypleus tridentatus isolate NWPU-2018 chromosome 2, ASM421037v1, whole genome shotgun sequence and encodes:
- the LOC143245306 gene encoding uncharacterized protein LOC143245306 isoform X2, translated to MLASTDNKDEQPKWVEELLKRKRTLYKQVISDPAIEKRYVVTTTEPWKSPPTRIGYLSERAKAEFHGTCKHIAGERSFQLLLPSTTSRGPGGQTTTSAGNTSSSAASESSVRNVKQMHIENQSDVIMVPSTARISSASSMRENTIKGRTEVCKNKNLSERDTSQDRFHVLSPVSNNVSPISSSHFMEEDEKELVWGPGIVNKLKSKFVSEIENNNSQEYMGNRKLMADVEANENLRQSIKVTTSTTTSEKAYFVDNKTEKNSVKHDNFTISRGRDSVQGDTVNPLQHNHKPKQTHHRRPPPVKNLYSLRGQMSNSVLNNENVVILEQSAQARRSGQCSPNASTQEENRTNYTFNLSDDNFCKRDTVRTYKRIFELPTNSINSYQQVKLKRQPIVKSEVENITSLCPVTLIITPSTQPQKELLDKSVTKRTNDRYGQKSRVVKLEPHINDVTVSFKPQNTSKRSPSVTCHEGKTKTNETKENSKDISSGHLKTSRELEDGVRSVSSEALERIRSQGSTMVFGGKRTLLVKPKPNQRSTRRTKKAKAPSVPKRELSSNLKIPAGSSTTKNTDIATVTTVSPAPKYQPKEPLKPRENEPSATEPMLRYENIRKPITHKTGEVEKFPEDVKEHCSTLHSTKPPDVSRNQQEEKVIGEVLRSSALLGNKASLWPQKPSSNKNTIVFDFRGKDVQPNVALHPKPWGTSSNHAFQKKIQLTNGNSNGIMIDGNFGESREYEDEEYTHRETEVGLNLSLVSGLAFIGENTKVGKSAFLTTRNKKTPSAATLRACSVLTINFNWDFTAQCTDGHPLYVLLIQPFPWKVFQNQLKLVTLRLGQRFRRIYYSEVYGADDIHAIFISN
- the LOC143245306 gene encoding uncharacterized protein LOC143245306 isoform X1; the encoded protein is MLASTDNKDEQPKWVEELLKRKRTLYKQVISDPAIEKRYVVTTTEPWKSPPTRIGYLSERAKAEFHGTCKHIAGERSFQLLLPSTTSRGPGGQTTTSAGNTSSSAASESSVRNVKQMHIENQSDVIMVPSTARISSASSMRENTIKGRTEVCKNKNLSERDTSQDRFHVLSPVSNNVSPISSSHFMEEDEKELVWGPGIVNKLKSKFVSEIENNNSQEYMGNRKLMADVEANENLRQSIKVTTSTTTSEKAYFVDNKTEKNSVKHDNFTISRGRDSVQGDTVNPLQHNHKPKQTHHRRPPPVKNLYSLRGQMSNSVLNNENVVILEQSAQARRSGQCSPNASTQEENRTNYTFNLSDDNFCKRDTVRTYKRIFELPTNSINSYQQVKLKRQPIVKSEVENITSLCPVTLIITPSTQPQKELLDKSVTKRTNDRYGQKSRVVKLEPHINDVTVSFKPQNTSKRSPSVTCHEGKTKTNETKENSKDISSGHLKTSRELEDGVRSVSSEALERIRSQGSTMVFGGKRTLLVKPKPNQRSTRRTKKAKAPSVPKRELSSNLKIPAGSSTTKNTDIATVTTVSPAPKYQPKEPLKPRENEPSATEPMLRYENIRKPITHKTGEVEKFPEDVKEHCSTLHSTKPPDVSRNQQEEKVIGEVLRSSALLGNKASLWPQKPSSNKNTIVFDFRGKDVQPNVALHPKPWGTSSNHAFQKKIQLTNGNSNGIMIDGNFGESREYEDEEYTHRETEVGLNLSLVSGLAFIGENTKVGKSAFLTTRNKKLAIQFDEEPTVFTYPAGTSHIQDDLEVSPGYNLLDKHSRTQISTEINGVTDTLSSYTPSMLCTDNKFQLGLHRPMHRRPPTLRSTDSTISVESVPKSTEVGDTTSWSTFSSDLLF